In the genome of Nycticebus coucang isolate mNycCou1 chromosome 12, mNycCou1.pri, whole genome shotgun sequence, one region contains:
- the C12H16orf96 gene encoding uncharacterized protein C16orf96 homolog: MTQPQEAPGFSLTFTELVNIAIPQCGVVNFKALQLLLHGILEHIEMGKLKKVLSGDEDFLQTSQGIVMPREGDAQPILSPMKKVSNVFDHLVSRVDKMESQLAALRDLPSTTQLLEASQGSKRPAVDLWHLIKLRKMVEGNEEAIIKSMQTLQDLLTDLHILKETTKTLREDVDMLKDMLKKVQPEKLDIINDELRMQNRKISSAQRDMNSLQKKFRTIPKPDDMVLWSGLHEAMFTSPSQPFPLQETDAPQLEPDAALEQTLEYLYAAQPVQVSEPIQTPHLLQTIWDYEVPEEVSAQEVSLSSAQEPGQPLALKPGTTPQRGAAPGPTPQLGPVPEPPPELTPGPTPGPAPPLEPELMPALRPVPGPGITPGLMQVPWPAPGAQPPPSRMWPMPPGLREGHRAGSWPFWDSTLLQSTQPLPLRSPPPATELGSAWPRPLQPYQSHRPAAHLLSVVKEKGEETEDGVPQDGVSRDRAQKVRTLKDRAFKDRASKDGAPKEAQPKDPRSTLQRIRTAATIAAAAAAAYAAAANSAAQAAKAAAHQVKDAPATQMATKATTLAASGALGAFADFLGAGASRGATDFMPITDDTITPDTALPQAMLDAKQATSPEDKKKAVKHSLSYLPQIQTRHDSLKAEFDQLSSALNERLTYLANMASPCGLGATLEALQEKISNLQKSRLKGEELEKVWSHQVEIMKDHYLVLEKAMERLQARVDEFKILQTLIRGLEVSKANKDAMEKELSEKADRSALACKANRVDLETVATELNEMVQSMLFKITTQKSDWKKSIEQLRNDVSTKLVRSDLDPLKKEIQEVWKIVRRLLTEGLRYDPDSAAAFRKKLFERVKCISCDRRVEMMTGPQLVTIRKAHLQSQLRPASANTYEYLRRQQIREQQQLHLQDLDSLGSHQDWGDGPRNDANLKHKSCNLSTLYPYGDPELMDYDTAEVDILGVDGILYKGRMNTQRGARPLATVDKEQAAVKFPCPQSQSLYDHGHYSDLFGAIYSCLSPRTRDGYSNLPGPQLMMPAWPPSLPPLPPMVPHSRDPQQATGPGRPSRPQRFQSRASTQPPKEPSNL; this comes from the exons ATGACCCAGCCCCAGGAAGCCCCAGGCTTCTCACTCACGTTCACAGAGCTGGTCAACATCGCCATCCCACAGTGCGGAGTGGTGAACTTCAAGGCCCTGCAACTCCTGCTCCATGGCATACTGGAGCACATCGAAATGGGCAAGCTCAAGAAGGTCCTCTCGGGGGATGAGGACTTCCTCCAGACCTCTCAGGGCATAGTCATGCCCAGGGAAGGAGACGCCCAGCCCATACTCAGCCCCATGAAAAAGGTCAGCAATGTCTTCGACCACTTGGTAAGCCGTGTGGACAAGATGGAGTCCCAGCTGGCTGCACTGCGGGACCTGCCCTCTACCACCCAGCTGCTAGAGGCCAGCCAGGGGAGCAAGCGACCTGCAGTAGACCTGTGGCATCTCATTAAGCTCCGGAAGATGGTGGAGGGTAATGAGGAAGCCATCATAAAG TCAATGCAAACCCTTCAGGATTTGCTCACTGATCTTCACATACTCAAGGAAACCACCAAAACCCTCAGGGAGGATGTGGACATGCTGAAGGACATGTTAAAAAAG GTGCAACCAGAAAAATTGGATATCATCAACGATGAATTGAGAATGCAGAACAGGAAGATAAGCTCAGCACAGCGAGACATG AATTCCCTCCAGAAAAAGTTTCGAACCATCCCCAAACCTGACGACATGGTGCTGTGGAGTGGCCTTCATGAGGCCATGTTCACCTCA CCCTCTCAGCCCTTTCCTCTCCAGGAAACTGATGCACCCCAGCTGGAACCAGATGCTGCCCTGGAACAGACTCTTGAGTACCTCTACGCTGCTCAACCTGTCCAGGTCTCAGAGCCCATCCAAACCCCCCACCTCCTGCAGACCATCTGGGATTATGAAGTCCCAGAGGAGGTGTCTGCCCAGGAAGTTTCACTCAGCAGTGCCCAGGAGCCAGGCCAGCCTCTGGCCCTCAAGCCTGGGACCACGCCCCAGCGTGGGGCTGCACCTGGGCCCACGCCACAGCTTGGGCCTGTACCTGAGCCCCCACCTGAGCTCACACCTGGGCCCACCCCTGGGCCTGCACCTCCACTGGAGCCTGAGCTCATGCCTGCACTGAGGCCTGTGCCGGGGCCAGGTATAACACCTGGGCTCATGCAGGTACCTTGGCCTGCcccaggtgcccagcccccaccatcGCGAATGTGGCCTATGCCACCAGGTCTCAGAGAGGGACACAGGGCTGGCTCATGGCCTTTCTGGGACTCAACCCTCCTGCAGTCCACTCAGCCCCTGCCCCTTCGGAGTCCACCACCAGCCACAGAATTAGGCTCAGCATGGCCTCGTCCGCTACAGCCATACCAGTCTCACCGGCCAGCAGCCCACTTGCTCTCAGTTGTcaaagaaaagggggaagaaacCGAGGATGGGGTCCCCCAGGATGGGGTCTCCCGGGATAGAGCCCAAAAGGTTAGGACACTCAAGGACAGAGCCTtcaaagacagagcctcaaaggaTGGGGCCCCCAAGGAAGCACAGCCAAAGGATCCCCGGTCTACCCTTCAGCGGATAAGAACCGCTGCCACCATCGCTGCAGCTGCCGCTGCCGCCTACGCAGCAGCTGCAAACTCAGCAGCCCAAGCAGCCAAGGCTGCTGCCCACCAGGTCAAGGATGCCCCTGCCACCCAAATGGCTACCAAAGCAACAACTTTGGCTGCATCTGGAGCCTTAGGGGCCTTTGCAGATTTTTTGGGCGCAGGAGCTTCCCGTGGGGCCACAGACTTCATGCCCATCACTGATGATACCATCACTCCTGACACAGCCCTGCCCCAGGCCATGCTAGATGCTAAGCAGGCCACGAGCCCTGAAGACAAGAAGAAGGCTGTCAAGCATTCCCTGAGCTACTTACCCCAGATTCAAACAAGACATGATTCCCTGAAAGCGGAGTTTGATCAGCTGTCATCTGCCTTGAATGAGCGCTTGACTTATCTAG CGAATATGGCAAGCCCCTGCGGCCTTGGGGCCACACTGGAAGCATTACAGGAGAAGATCAGCAACCTCCAAAAGTCCAGGCTAAAG GGGGAAGAGCTTGAGAAAGTTTGGAGCCACCAAGTAGAGATAATGAAGGATCACTACCTCGTGTTGGAGAAGGCAATGGAAAGGCTCCAGGCGCGCGTGGACGAGTTCAAG ATTCTCCAGACTCTAATCAGAGGACTAGAAGTGAGCAAGGCGAATAAAGACGCAATGGAGAAGGAGCTGAGTGAG AAAGCTGATAGGAGTGCCCTGGCATGCAAGGCTAACCGGGTAGATCTGGAGACTGTGGCAACAGAGCTGAACGAGATGGTTCAGAGCATGCTCTTCAAGATCACCACCCAGAAGTCTGACTGGAAGAAGTCTATAGAGCAGCTCAGGAATGACGTGAGCACCAAG CTAGTCCGCAGTGACCTGGACCctctaaagaaagaaatccaagaGGTCTGGAAAATAGTCCGGAGGCTGCTGACCGAAGGCCTCCGATACGACCCGGACAGCGCTGCCGCCTTCCGGAA GAAGCTGTTCGAGCGGGTGAAATGCATTTCCTGCGACCGGCGGGTGGAGATGATGACCGGCCC ACAGCTGGTCACTATCCGCAAAGCCCATCTTCAGTCGCAGCTGCGCCCGGCCAGCGCCAACACCTATGAGTACCTGCGACGGCAACAGATAAG gGAACAGCAGCAGCTGCACCTCCAGGACCTGGACTCCCTGGGCTCCCATCAGGACTGGGGCGATGGCCCCCGAAACGATGCCAACCTGAAGCACAAGTCATGCAATCTGTCAACACTCTACCCCTATGGAGACCCTGAACTGATGGATTATGACACT GCTGAGGTGGACATCCTAGGAGTGGATGGGATCCTGTACAAAGGCCGAATGAACACTCAGCGTGGGGCTCGACCCTTAGCCACCGTGGACAAGGAGCAGGCAG
- the LOC128561637 gene encoding RNA transcription, translation and transport factor protein, with protein MFRRKLTALDYHNPAGFNCKDETEFRNFIVWLEDQKIRHYKIEDRGNLRNIHSSDWPKFFEKYLRDVNCPFKIQDRQEAIDWLLGLAVRLEYGDNAEKYKDLVPDNAKNADSTTKNAEPLINLDVNNPDFKAGVMALANLLQIQRHDDYLVMLKAIRILVQERLTQDAVAKANQTKEGLPVALDKHILGFDTGDAVLNEAAQILRLLHIEELRELQTKINEAIVAVQAIIADPKTDHRLGKVGR; from the coding sequence ATGTTCCGACGCAAGCTGACGGCTCTCGACTACCACAATCCTGCCGGCTTCAACTGCAAAGATGAAACAGAATTTAGAAACTTTATTGTTTGGCTTGAAGATCAGAAAATCAGACACTACAAGATTGAAGACAGAGGTAATTTAAGAAACATCCACAGCAGTGACTGGCCCAAGTTCTTTGAAAAGTATCTCAGAGATGTTAACTGTCCTTTCAAGATTCAAGATCGACAAGAAGCAATTGACTGGCTTCTTGGTTTAGCTGTTAGACTTGAATATGGAGATAATGCTGAAAAATACAAGGACTTAGTACCTGATAATGCAAAAAACGCTGACAGCACAACTAAGAATGCGGAGCCGTTGATCAATTTGGATGTAAATAACCCTGACTTCAAGGCTGGCGTGATGGCTCTGGCCAACCTCCTTCAGATTCAGCGCCATGATGACTACCTGGTGATGCTTAAGGCAATTCGCATTTTGGTTCAGGAGCGCCTGACACAGGATGCAGTTGCTAAAGCAAATCAAACAAAAGAGGGCTTGCCTGTTGCTTTAGACAAACATATTCTTGGTTTTGACACGGGAGATGCCGTTCTTAACGAAGCTGCTCAGATCCTACGACTTCTGCATATAGAAGAGCTCCGAGAGCTACAGACAAAAATTAATGAAGCCATAGTAGCTGTTCAGGCGATTATTGCTGACCCAAAGACAGACCACAGACTGGGGAAAGTTGGAAGATGA